One genomic segment of Brassica napus cultivar Da-Ae chromosome A3, Da-Ae, whole genome shotgun sequence includes these proteins:
- the LOC106389778 gene encoding casein kinase 1-like protein 6 isoform X1 has protein sequence MDLKMDNVIGGKFKLGRKIGGGSFGELFLGVSVQTGEEVAVKLEPAKTKHPQLHYESKIYMLLQGGTGIPSLKWFGVQGDYNAMVIDLLGPSLEDLFNYCNRKLTLKAVLMLADQLISRVEYMHSRGFLHRDIKPDNFLMGLGRKANQVYVIDFGLAKKYRDLQTHRHIPYRENKNLTGTARYASVNTHLGVEQSRRDDLESLGYVLMYFLRGSLPWQGLKAGTKKQKYDRISEKKVSTPIEVLCKSYPQEFVSYFQYCRSLRFEDKPDYSYLKRLFRDLFIREGYQFDYVFDWTALKHPQSSSSSRSSSHGRHRTGKPVVAAGPSAEKPERISGNHFSFLRVRNMSTKLSDLIYLLTVGREIRDRFSGAVEAFARRNATGATPHQNQTKHRTLDDVPPPMKPAVNMVSEKGRNTSRYGSASRRAVASGSRPSSSGEQGDSRGSSRVASSGGGVRPSVFQRAQAAAGVSGYESKTASAFNRNRVAASRTARDDALRSFELLSIRK, from the exons ATGGACTTGAAAATGGATAATGTAATCGGTGGCAAGTTTAAGCTTGGTCGGAAGATCGGCGGTGGCTCTTTTGGAGAGCTTTTTCTTG GAGTAAGTGTGCAAACCGGAGAAGAAGTCGCTGTTAAGCTG GAGCCTGCGAAAACTAAGCATCCACAACTTCATTATGAGTCCAAGATTTACATGCTTCTACAAGGAGGAA CTGGCATCCCCAGCCTCAAGTGGTTTGGGGTTCAGGGAGACTACAATGCGATGGTCATTGATCTGCTTGGTCCGAGTTTGGAAGACTTGTTTAACTATTGTAATAGGAAGCTCACTTTGAAGGCTGTTTTGATGCTTGCGGATCAACTG ATTAGCAGAGTTGAGTATATGCATTCAAGGGGATTTCTACACCGAGACATAAAACCAGACAATTTCTTGATGGGACTTGGTCGCAAAGCAAACCAG GTCTATGTCATTGATTTTGGACTTGCAAAGAAGTATAGGGATCTCCAAACACATAGACACATCCCTTACAG AGAAAACAAGAACCTTACCGGCACAGCTCGGTATGCTAGCGTCAACACtcaccttggtgttg AACAAAGTCGAAGGGATGATCTGGAGTCTCTTGGTTATGTGCTCATGTATTTCCTGAGAGGAAG TCTCCCATGGCAGGGACTAAAGGCTGGCACAAAGAAACAGAAGTATGACAGAATCAGCGAGAAGAAAGTTTCAACTCCTATAGAG GTTTTGTGCAAATCCTATCCACAAGAATTCGTATCATACTTTCAATACTGCAGGTCCTTGCGATTCGAAGACAAACCAGACTACTCGTATCTAAAGAGGTTGTTCCGAGATTTGTTTATCCGCGAAG GTTATCAGTTTGACTATGTATTTGACTGGACTGCACTGAAACACCCTCAGAGTAGTTCTAGCTCCCGGTCCAGCTCTCACGGAAGG CATCGTACCGGTAAACCAGTTGTGGCTGCGGGACCATCTGCTGAGAAACCTGAAAGGATCTCAGGTaatcatttttcctttttaagaGTTAGAAACATGTCTACCAAGTTGTCTGATCTTATCTATTTGCTTACAGTTGGGAGGGAGATCCGCGACAGATTCTCTGGTGCAGTTGAAGCATTCGCGAGAAGAAACGCTACAGGAGCCACTCCCCATCAAAACCAGACCAAGCATCGAACTCTTGACGATGTTCCTCCACCAATGAAACCTGCTGtg AATATGGTATCTGAGAAAGGAAGAAACACTTCCAGATACGGAAGTGCTTCAAGGAGAGCGGTGGCCTCAGGGAGTAGACCAAGCTCTTCAGGTGAACAAGGGGACAGCCGCGGCTCAAGCCGTGTGGCCTCTAGTGGAGGTGGTGTTCGACCATCTGTTTTCCAGAGAGCTCAAGCGGCAGCTGGTGTGAGTGGATATGAGTCGAAGACAGCCTCTGCCTTTAACCGCAACAGAGTGGCTGCTTCTAGGACTGCACGTGATGATGCTCTCAGAAGCTTTGAGCTTCTTTCGATCCGCAAATGA
- the LOC106389778 gene encoding casein kinase 1-like protein 6 isoform X2 encodes MDLKMDNVIGGKFKLGRKIGGGSFGELFLGVSVQTGEEVAVKLEPAKTKHPQLHYESKIYMLLQGGTGIPSLKWFGVQGDYNAMVIDLLGPSLEDLFNYCNRKLTLKAVLMLADQLISRVEYMHSRGFLHRDIKPDNFLMGLGRKANQVYVIDFGLAKKYRDLQTHRHIPYRENKNLTGTARYASVNTHLGVEQSRRDDLESLGYVLMYFLRGSLPWQGLKAGTKKQKYDRISEKKVSTPIEVLCKSYPQEFVSYFQYCRSLRFEDKPDYSYLKRLFRDLFIREGYQFDYVFDWTALKHPQSSSSSRSSSHGRHRTGKPVVAAGPSAEKPERISVGREIRDRFSGAVEAFARRNATGATPHQNQTKHRTLDDVPPPMKPAVNMVSEKGRNTSRYGSASRRAVASGSRPSSSGEQGDSRGSSRVASSGGGVRPSVFQRAQAAAGVSGYESKTASAFNRNRVAASRTARDDALRSFELLSIRK; translated from the exons ATGGACTTGAAAATGGATAATGTAATCGGTGGCAAGTTTAAGCTTGGTCGGAAGATCGGCGGTGGCTCTTTTGGAGAGCTTTTTCTTG GAGTAAGTGTGCAAACCGGAGAAGAAGTCGCTGTTAAGCTG GAGCCTGCGAAAACTAAGCATCCACAACTTCATTATGAGTCCAAGATTTACATGCTTCTACAAGGAGGAA CTGGCATCCCCAGCCTCAAGTGGTTTGGGGTTCAGGGAGACTACAATGCGATGGTCATTGATCTGCTTGGTCCGAGTTTGGAAGACTTGTTTAACTATTGTAATAGGAAGCTCACTTTGAAGGCTGTTTTGATGCTTGCGGATCAACTG ATTAGCAGAGTTGAGTATATGCATTCAAGGGGATTTCTACACCGAGACATAAAACCAGACAATTTCTTGATGGGACTTGGTCGCAAAGCAAACCAG GTCTATGTCATTGATTTTGGACTTGCAAAGAAGTATAGGGATCTCCAAACACATAGACACATCCCTTACAG AGAAAACAAGAACCTTACCGGCACAGCTCGGTATGCTAGCGTCAACACtcaccttggtgttg AACAAAGTCGAAGGGATGATCTGGAGTCTCTTGGTTATGTGCTCATGTATTTCCTGAGAGGAAG TCTCCCATGGCAGGGACTAAAGGCTGGCACAAAGAAACAGAAGTATGACAGAATCAGCGAGAAGAAAGTTTCAACTCCTATAGAG GTTTTGTGCAAATCCTATCCACAAGAATTCGTATCATACTTTCAATACTGCAGGTCCTTGCGATTCGAAGACAAACCAGACTACTCGTATCTAAAGAGGTTGTTCCGAGATTTGTTTATCCGCGAAG GTTATCAGTTTGACTATGTATTTGACTGGACTGCACTGAAACACCCTCAGAGTAGTTCTAGCTCCCGGTCCAGCTCTCACGGAAGG CATCGTACCGGTAAACCAGTTGTGGCTGCGGGACCATCTGCTGAGAAACCTGAAAGGATCTCAG TTGGGAGGGAGATCCGCGACAGATTCTCTGGTGCAGTTGAAGCATTCGCGAGAAGAAACGCTACAGGAGCCACTCCCCATCAAAACCAGACCAAGCATCGAACTCTTGACGATGTTCCTCCACCAATGAAACCTGCTGtg AATATGGTATCTGAGAAAGGAAGAAACACTTCCAGATACGGAAGTGCTTCAAGGAGAGCGGTGGCCTCAGGGAGTAGACCAAGCTCTTCAGGTGAACAAGGGGACAGCCGCGGCTCAAGCCGTGTGGCCTCTAGTGGAGGTGGTGTTCGACCATCTGTTTTCCAGAGAGCTCAAGCGGCAGCTGGTGTGAGTGGATATGAGTCGAAGACAGCCTCTGCCTTTAACCGCAACAGAGTGGCTGCTTCTAGGACTGCACGTGATGATGCTCTCAGAAGCTTTGAGCTTCTTTCGATCCGCAAATGA